A genomic window from Deltaproteobacteria bacterium IMCC39524 includes:
- a CDS encoding LysM peptidoglycan-binding domain-containing protein gives MRFFKVTLYLLAGLTLAGCFSTNIPLLSSEPLEESSPQPLLEVAAPAVPVDEATDVNHNELLADSLFEEVVEENLAEQVEPLDAETLADNQLLQGVDQDPPEDPGQTLALQEPVYDFPVVENEKVRYYVDYYTGRARKTFKIWLERSGRYLPMMREIFAEAGLPKDLAYLAMVESGFNDKAYSWAHAVGPWQFIESTGRRYGLKNDWWHDERRDPEKATRAAAHFLSDLYKSFDGDWYLAVPSYNAGPGKLRQAVKRYKTRDFWELSRGKYLQAETKNYLPKLLAVILIAKQPEKYGFTDLEYQEPIAYETMALPSSTDLEVLARLSDSDYASIKKLNPELKRWCTPPAAKGFEVRLPVGSQPLFAEKYAQLPKRERANYVRHKVKSGDTLLALSHRYGVRVTDIKRLNSIKNSRTIQIGTNLIVPLNPDSNGLKPLAELKDDYKRSRLSRYTVRSGDSLWKISRKFNVTEKQLRVWNKLGWSNTIRPGQSLIVSSKKTSKKQIAKVKKTSGPVTKMVYTVRSGDTLWAIGREFAVDTGQIRSWNNLAENHVLQPGESLTLHVSSNRG, from the coding sequence ATGCGGTTTTTTAAAGTAACTCTCTATCTCCTGGCAGGGTTGACCCTGGCAGGTTGTTTCTCAACAAATATCCCCTTGCTGTCTTCTGAACCCCTCGAAGAGAGCTCTCCTCAGCCCCTGCTTGAGGTGGCAGCTCCTGCTGTGCCTGTGGATGAAGCGACTGATGTCAACCATAACGAGTTACTTGCAGACTCGCTGTTTGAAGAGGTGGTTGAAGAGAACCTTGCCGAACAGGTTGAGCCTCTTGATGCCGAGACTCTCGCTGATAATCAGCTTTTGCAAGGTGTCGATCAGGATCCGCCTGAGGATCCGGGGCAAACCCTTGCTCTTCAGGAACCGGTCTACGATTTTCCCGTCGTGGAGAATGAAAAGGTCCGCTATTATGTTGACTACTACACGGGTCGGGCGAGAAAAACCTTCAAAATCTGGTTGGAGCGTTCCGGTCGTTACTTACCGATGATGCGTGAAATCTTTGCCGAGGCCGGACTGCCAAAAGACCTTGCTTACCTGGCTATGGTTGAGTCGGGCTTCAATGACAAAGCTTACAGTTGGGCTCATGCCGTGGGCCCCTGGCAATTTATCGAAAGCACCGGTCGTCGCTACGGTCTGAAGAATGACTGGTGGCACGACGAGCGCCGAGACCCGGAGAAGGCCACGCGCGCAGCAGCCCACTTCCTGAGCGACCTGTACAAGAGCTTCGATGGCGACTGGTATCTCGCTGTCCCTTCCTATAACGCAGGTCCCGGCAAATTGCGTCAGGCCGTCAAACGTTACAAGACCAGGGATTTCTGGGAACTCAGTCGTGGAAAATATCTGCAGGCTGAAACCAAAAACTATCTGCCAAAGCTCCTTGCCGTCATCCTGATCGCGAAGCAGCCTGAGAAATATGGTTTTACTGACCTCGAGTACCAGGAGCCAATCGCTTACGAGACGATGGCACTGCCCAGTAGTACTGATCTGGAAGTGCTTGCGCGTTTGAGTGATTCAGACTATGCCTCGATTAAAAAACTCAATCCGGAGTTGAAACGTTGGTGTACACCGCCTGCAGCCAAAGGCTTTGAAGTTCGTCTCCCGGTCGGTTCACAACCCCTCTTCGCTGAGAAGTATGCGCAGCTTCCTAAGCGTGAGCGGGCCAATTATGTGCGTCACAAGGTTAAATCGGGCGATACTCTGCTGGCCCTTTCACATCGCTATGGGGTGCGTGTTACGGATATCAAACGTCTCAACAGTATCAAGAACTCGCGTACTATTCAGATTGGTACCAACCTGATTGTGCCGCTCAATCCTGATTCAAACGGTTTGAAGCCGCTCGCCGAACTTAAGGATGATTACAAGCGTTCACGACTTTCACGCTACACGGTACGCTCCGGTGATTCCCTCTGGAAAATATCACGCAAGTTTAATGTCACAGAGAAGCAACTGCGCGTCTGGAACAAGCTGGGTTGGAGTAATACGATTCGACCAGGTCAAAGCCTGATTGTCTCCTCGAAAAAGACGTCTAAAAAACAAATAGCGAAGGTTAAAAAGACCAGTGGGCCAGTAACCAAGATGGTCTACACGGTACGTTCCGGCGATACGCTCTGGGCGATCGGTCGCGAATTTGCAGTTGACACAGGCCAGATCCGCAGCTGGAATAACCTTGCGGAAAACCATGTGCTGCAACCGGGTGAAAGTCTGACCCTGCACGTGAGCAGCAACCGTGGCTGA